CCATCAAAGTTCCGGCGATCGCCACGGTCGGATCAACGGTCAGCAGCGTGCGCACGCCGTGCTGCCAGAACGCGTCACCGCTCGAGGTCAGCACCTGAGCGAAGACGCCGACGACGGTTCCGGCAAACGCTGTGACAACGAACGCGAGCACGGTGCGCCACGTACCCATCGCACGTTCGGCCAAGCCGATCAGCAATATCGCGAGCACGATCACGACGACGAGGTCGACGATCCCGCGGCTGAGGAAAACGGCGGTGATCGGACTCCACCAATGTCCCCACAGTCCGAGCGGGAGATAGCCGGTCGCCAAGGCACGGATCGCACCAGGCGCTCTGCCGAAGATCGATCCTGTGGCCAGGGCCGTGGCGAGCAGCAGCAGTGCTACTGCGAGTGTGAACGGCTCACCGGTGACGCGGCGCAGCAGAAACCGGCCGAATCGAGCGATCCGCGCCGTTTCGGCGGACGCGGGGGCGGCATCCGTCATCAGCATCCCCCTGTCTTCACAGCCCTATCTTCACAGATGCGAAGAGTGCGACCACCCCTCACAGCCCCATTCGATCCGCAAGCGTCGGCAGTGCCGTCTTCAGGACGTAGCGCACCGTGTTCCAGTCGTGCGACGACCCCGGCGCTGAAATCCACTGCGTCGTCATACCCGCCGCATTCGCCGCTGACATGGTCGTGCGCTGGAACGCGGTGTACTTTGCGTCTTTGCTTCCGACCCCGAAGATCGCATACGAGTGCACGTACGGAGCATTCTGCTTCATGATCGTCATCGGCTTCGCCTGATCGTATGCGAGGACCGAGCCATGGAACGCTTTGGACACGGTATCTGAGCCGATCGTCGGCTCCAATTCGCCGGAAATGCTGAGAATCGAGCCGAACAGCTTCGGGTCTGCGGCCCCGAACTGCATTGCGCACGTCGCGCCCTGCGAAAATCCGGCAACCGCCCATGCGGATGCGCCGCTTGCGACGTGCAGGTGACTATTGATCCAACGCGGAACGTCAACGGTGAGGTAGGTCGCAGAATTTCCGAGCGGCGAATTCACGCACATTGGATTCTGACCAGCGTTGCCCAATTGGTCGGGAACGACCACGATCGGCGCCAGCCCGTGATGTTGGGCCGCGTAGGCGTTCAGCACCACTTCAGTGCGCGCAAGCGTGAACATTTCTGCGGGAAAGCCTGGCTGACCGGACATCATTTCGATCACCGGCAAGGCTGGCGGATTCTTCGTCAACGCGGCAGGCGGTAGATACACCTCGCCGTTGCGAGCCGCGAAATGCGAGGTCGTCGCCGGAATGTCGACCGCGCGCACCTGCCCGGTGCGCGGCATCTTCGCCGGTGCTTGCCAGACCGCTGCGAGGTCCTCCTGCAGCGGCCCGGCGTGCTGATCGAGTTGTTGCGCGGTTGCGGCCGGATACGGATTCGTGAACAGCGCATCGCGCAGATTCGGATACGCACCGAAGTCGACATTGATGCCGGCGGCCATCGTGATCAGGAATACTCCGACGCTGACGACGGCGACGACCTTTCGCCACAGGCCCGACCTCCACAGATTGACAACGGCGAGACCGATCCCGGCACCGCCGAGCGTCACCCACATTTTGGTGACGTCCGTCAGCGGTAACCCGAAGGTGTTGAACACGTCGCTGGTCAGCCAGCCCGCAAGGAATCCGATGGTGCCCCCCACCAGGATGCCGATGAGCGAGATCCGAACCCACCGCGCCGTCGGTTTCCTGAGGATCAGCACCAGAACGAAGGCTGCTGCGATCGCATACAGCACGACCAGGAACGGTGCCCGATCGATGTGAACCGAGAGCAACCAGGCTGGCACGACGAACACTCCTTCCAATGGCAACGACTCATTATCGAAGACCTGCCTGGAACACAGCGGACGGTAAGTGCAGCCGGGGCGAACTCCCAGGAAGTCGCGACCATCACCACAGAAAGCAGGTCGACTGGCCCGCTTTTTGCGAATCAGTCCGCTTTTTGCGAATCAGTCCGCTTTTTGCGAATCAGTCTGCTGCGAGCGCGGCGACTGGGGCAACGGATACAGCGCGACGCGCCGGCGCGATCGCAGCGGTCACCGCCAGCGCGGCGGCCGCGATCGCCGCGATCAGAAACATCGTCCACGGAATTGCCGGCGCGAGCAATCCTCCTCCCGGCAGTGAACCGAGTAAAGACTGCGCGCCGGCCCAACCGTACACAGTGCCGAGTACGAGGCCCGCGACGACCGATGCGACCGTCAGTTGTGCGCTCTCTGCAAGGATCATGATCCGCGCCTGGCGCGCGCTGAAGCCGAGCGCTCGGAGGAGGCCCAACTCTCTCGTTCGCTGCAGAACGCTCAGCGACAGATTGTTCACAACGCCGACGGCGGCGATCAGTGCGGAAAATCCAACCAGAATGCTGAAGACCGTCACGGTTACGGTGAGCACGGTGTTCACACCGCTGTCGGCATACAGTCCTGGCGCGGCGCGCTGCGAGGCGAGGATCGCATTCTGATAGCACTGGGCGGCGACCGAGAACATCGTGACGAGCGTTACGCCGATGACCAGCCCCACGCTCGTTCGTGCGCTGCGCTCTGGATACCGGTGCGTGTTTGCTGCCGCAAGGCGTGCTGGCGCACTGGAGCCGAGAGCGCGACCGACGACGTGAAGAACGGGCGGCATGAACCGGTTGGCCCCGGCAACGAGTCCGCCGAAGGACATCAATCCGCCGAGGAGCGCGATCAGTAATCCGGCCGGCGATCGCATGCCGATCACGATGCCCGCGGCCAACAAGGCGAAGCCCGCTCCCATCATGACAAGGCAGACCACGAGACGGAGCCGGGAGCCGGTGCTGTCCTCGCGTGAGGCGGGAGTGCTGGCCCCGACCGCCTGCAACGGGCTGACCGACAGCACACGGCGCGAGCCGATCCAAGCGGCCCACCATGTGGTCAGCAAAACAACGATCGCCGGGACCAGGATCACCGCAGTCACGAACGGGTACGGCAGGTCAGGCAGCAATCCGATGCCGATCAGAATCCGCACGCCGACGACGACGACCACGATGCCCGAGAGCGCCCCGATGACGGCACCGAGCGCTCCGACTAACAGGCCTTCGCGCGCGACAGAGCGGCGCAACGCCACTGAACTCGAGCCGATCAGCCGATAGAGAGCGAGCGTGCGCGCCCGACCGGCCACGATGGTCGCGAACGTGTTGGTGATGACCAACGCGCCGACGTAAACCGCGATCACAATGAATACGGCGGCAACAAGCATCAAGTCAAGCTGCACTGACCCATGTTCTGCCAGTCTCGACCGCTCGATAGAGGTCGACAGCACCCCGGTGCCGAGCAGCAGAATGACGCCGAATGCTGAACTCAACGCCGCAACGAGGATGCTCGAGGCGTGACCGCGCCGCACCATCCGCACACTCACGCGACGGCCTCCAAGCTCAGCATCAACTCCGAGATCTCGGACGGCATCGCCCTGCCTGTCTCGTGTGCCACCGCCCCATCGGCAAGGAACACGATCCGATCGGCATAGCTTGCTGCAATCGGGTCGTGCGTGACCAAAGCGATGCTTTGCCCATATTCCGTGCAGGAAGCAGCCAGCAGGGCCAGCACCTCACGGCCGCTGCGGGAATCGAGGTTGCCGGTCGGCTCGTCTGCGAAAATCAGCTCGGGGCGCGTCACGAGCGCACGCGCAATCGCGACACGCTGCTGTTGACCGCCGGAGAGCTCATGCGGGCGATGCCGGAGACGATCTCGCAGTCCGAGCGAATCGACCAGCTGATTGATCCACGCGGTCTCCCCATCAGTCGGCTGGCGTCCATCGAGTTCGAACGGAAGCGTGATGTTCGTGAGCACGTCGAGAGTGGGCACCAGATTGAACGCCTGGAACACGAAGCCGACACGACGTCGGCGCAGCAACGTCAACTCAGAGTCGCGGAGCGCGGTGATCTCAGTGTCGCCAAGCCATGCCCGACCGGAGGTCAGAGTGTCCAGCCCCGCCATGATGTGCATCAGAGTCGACTTTCCGGACCCGCTTGGACCCATGATTGCCGTGAACCGTCCGCGTTCGATTCCCAATGACAATTCGTTCAGCGCTAGGACGCCCCCTTCACCGCTTCCATAGAATTTTGTGGCGTGCGCGAGCCGCGCGACGAGGCCGAGGCTTGTTGTCGTGATCTGCATGCCTCAACGGTAGGTTCGCGGCCCCGGGGCGCGAATCATGCGCAGGAGTGACCTTGCATCCATCCCGAGCATGAGATCTGCGTGGCGCGCTCGGTCAGCGAACCAGTCCGTGCTCGAACGCGTACACGACCAGCTGCACCCGATCCCGCAGACGCAACTTCGCGAGAATCCGGCTGATGTGCGTCTTGACGGTGGCCTCACTGAGAAACTCGCCTGCGGCGATCTCGCCATTGCTGAGGCCCCGAGCGGCCAACGCGAAGATCTCGTGCTCGCGTGCGGTGAGGCCGCTGAACGAAGCTGGCACCGGCACGGGCGCATTCGATGCAAAATGCTCGAACAACGCCCGCGTGGCGCCCGCTGCGATAACGGCGCTGCCCGAATGAACGGTACGGATCGCGGCGAGCAGGAACTCGGGGTCTGCGTCCTTCAAGACGAACCCGCTCGCTCCAGCGCGAATCGCGCGCGCCGCCGCTTCATCGAGATCGAACGTGGTGAGCACGATGACCCGCGGCGCGGTAACGGAGCGCCGCGTGGCCGAAGCGAAGATCGCCTGAGTTGATGCGATTCCGTCCATCACGGGCATCCGGATGTCCATCAGCACGACGTCCGGGTGCGCGGAGGCGACCATGGCGACGCCGTCCAAGCCGTCACCCGCCTCACCGACGAATTGCAGGTCGGATTGGGAGGACACCAGCATGCGGATCCCCGCGCGAAACAGCACCTGATCGTCGACCAGACCGACCCTGATTGGAGAGCCGCTCATTTACAGCCCCTCCTGTGCGCGCATCGGCACTGTCGGCACCGATGCTTCAACGACGAACACGCCGCTGTTGGCAGCGGCCCTCAGCGCTCCGCCCGCGAGCAACGCACGCTCCCGCATCCCGGGCAGGCCGTGCCCGTCGGCCCCAGCTGGCCGACCGCGGTCGTTCGCACTGCCATGCTCGTCGAGCTCGTTCTCAATGTGTAGGTCGACGCTCTCACTCTGCCAGTCCAAGCGCAAGATCACCGGGCCATCCG
The Rathayibacter sp. SW19 DNA segment above includes these coding regions:
- a CDS encoding alpha/beta hydrolase; this encodes MPAWLLSVHIDRAPFLVVLYAIAAAFVLVLILRKPTARWVRISLIGILVGGTIGFLAGWLTSDVFNTFGLPLTDVTKMWVTLGGAGIGLAVVNLWRSGLWRKVVAVVSVGVFLITMAAGINVDFGAYPNLRDALFTNPYPAATAQQLDQHAGPLQEDLAAVWQAPAKMPRTGQVRAVDIPATTSHFAARNGEVYLPPAALTKNPPALPVIEMMSGQPGFPAEMFTLARTEVVLNAYAAQHHGLAPIVVVPDQLGNAGQNPMCVNSPLGNSATYLTVDVPRWINSHLHVASGASAWAVAGFSQGATCAMQFGAADPKLFGSILSISGELEPTIGSDTVSKAFHGSVLAYDQAKPMTIMKQNAPYVHSYAIFGVGSKDAKYTAFQRTTMSAANAAGMTTQWISAPGSSHDWNTVRYVLKTALPTLADRMGL
- a CDS encoding ABC transporter permease, giving the protein MSVRMVRRGHASSILVAALSSAFGVILLLGTGVLSTSIERSRLAEHGSVQLDLMLVAAVFIVIAVYVGALVITNTFATIVAGRARTLALYRLIGSSSVALRRSVAREGLLVGALGAVIGALSGIVVVVVGVRILIGIGLLPDLPYPFVTAVILVPAIVVLLTTWWAAWIGSRRVLSVSPLQAVGASTPASREDSTGSRLRLVVCLVMMGAGFALLAAGIVIGMRSPAGLLIALLGGLMSFGGLVAGANRFMPPVLHVVGRALGSSAPARLAAANTHRYPERSARTSVGLVIGVTLVTMFSVAAQCYQNAILASQRAAPGLYADSGVNTVLTVTVTVFSILVGFSALIAAVGVVNNLSLSVLQRTRELGLLRALGFSARQARIMILAESAQLTVASVVAGLVLGTVYGWAGAQSLLGSLPGGGLLAPAIPWTMFLIAAIAAAALAVTAAIAPARRAVSVAPVAALAAD
- a CDS encoding ABC transporter ATP-binding protein, encoding MQITTTSLGLVARLAHATKFYGSGEGGVLALNELSLGIERGRFTAIMGPSGSGKSTLMHIMAGLDTLTSGRAWLGDTEITALRDSELTLLRRRRVGFVFQAFNLVPTLDVLTNITLPFELDGRQPTDGETAWINQLVDSLGLRDRLRHRPHELSGGQQQRVAIARALVTRPELIFADEPTGNLDSRSGREVLALLAASCTEYGQSIALVTHDPIAASYADRIVFLADGAVAHETGRAMPSEISELMLSLEAVA
- a CDS encoding response regulator transcription factor, with product MSGSPIRVGLVDDQVLFRAGIRMLVSSQSDLQFVGEAGDGLDGVAMVASAHPDVVLMDIRMPVMDGIASTQAIFASATRRSVTAPRVIVLTTFDLDEAAARAIRAGASGFVLKDADPEFLLAAIRTVHSGSAVIAAGATRALFEHFASNAPVPVPASFSGLTAREHEIFALAARGLSNGEIAAGEFLSEATVKTHISRILAKLRLRDRVQLVVYAFEHGLVR